The Cyprinus carpio isolate SPL01 chromosome B19, ASM1834038v1, whole genome shotgun sequence DNA window TGCATGTGTACGAGGATGTTTCATGCCTATTGCTAGCTTCTTGTGCTGCCTGTCTTGCTTCGGCTGCTGTTACGGGAAGTATCGCAATTACAGTCTTCCTTCCTGGGTTCGTAATGTAGGCCAAGTTGTGCCTTCAGCTGTCGCTTACGGTTGGGACACCAGCCCAGTGTTTCATCGCTTTATCGTCTGGTTTTTGTCCTCGACGAGGGGCGACTTCAGAAGCAGTCCTGCTCTGCTCTTTCACTTCGGCCAAGTGGTGTTTTTTCTTTCCAGTGCTTTTTTCTTCACCCAGCCTGTTCCAGAGCGCTGGTTCCCAGGTCACTGTGACTTCTTAGGTCAGGGTCATCAGGTATTCCACGTACTAATGGTTTTGTGTACAGTCTGCCAGATCCAGGCTTCATATTTGGACTACCTCAACCGCAGAGACCTCTATGTGAAACTCAATGCTGATGGCGAGGCATTGTTCTTTGTTACGCTCTTTATTTTAACACTCATCACCTCTACTATGATAGCATTGTATATGTTTGCGAAAGTAAAAAGATTAGTCAGTTACAAGGAAAAACTAAGTAAAGAATAGAATAGTTTGTCCTGCACCTTGATCCTGGATGGTCTGCATCTGGTCACGCTTTTAGGGAGCGTTACAGTTATGGGCATTTTTTCTGATGAAATGATGTATTCAAGCCCATGTAGCTAACAGTACTTCTGCATGTTTCTGGATCAGTATTCTTGTTGGTCACTGTTACTATCAACGAATTCGATTTTACAGTGTTAGGTTAGGGATCAGGTTATGGGTATGTTTGTTTTACACGTGCTGTTCAAGAACTGAACTTTGAGCGAATGCATTTAACTGAGCATTTGTGTTAGTATTCTtgaatgtattttgaattaaGTGCTTTTGTTAAAgtgatacttcacccaaaaatttttattgtgtcatcatttgctcagcctcaatgactttctttgttctaaagagcaaaaaaaaaaaaacttagttgttttgaggaatgttggtaaccaaacagttttgaccATTGGCTTttgtttccacagaagaaagtcagtc harbors:
- the paqr7a gene encoding progestin and adipoQ receptor family member VII, a, yielding MATIVMERIGRLFINLQQVGRVPQMLTEALPSTADTLRDTEVPWFFRGHYIHSGYRPLHQNWRYYFLSLLQRHNETVNVWTHLIGTLVVLAKTARLTETVDFMNDPHSWPLLILLLSSASYLTFSTVAHLLAARSELCHYGFFYLDYVGVALYQYGSAVAHYYYAIEESWHACVRGCFMPIASFLCCLSCFGCCYGKYRNYSLPSWVRNVGQVVPSAVAYGWDTSPVFHRFIVWFLSSTRGDFRSSPALLFHFGQVVFFLSSAFFFTQPVPERWFPGHCDFLGQGHQVFHVLMVLCTVCQIQASYLDYLNRRDLYVKLNADGEALFFVTLFILTLITSTMIALYMFAKVKRLVSYKEKLSKE